A genomic segment from Thermogemmatispora onikobensis encodes:
- a CDS encoding class I SAM-dependent methyltransferase, giving the protein MSQSLTNKGQSSGLQEQQTRQASMRRRRASAPALTGPAELPPEVREESIRHRYLLQMQGGRLFPENIDIEGVERVLDVGCGSGEWVFALARRYPQLFICGIDLDRRLLQRAQARRNRAGLGQLEFRQADFTRPFPLAESSFDLLHMRACARFIAADAWPALLAECRRVLRPRGWLTLVEIELCESSSSAFLELRQLFNRCWYRLGHALDESGLSFGVASRLYGMLLAAGLQEVAYEVHIADLGRQPGPMQDGEAGSAGPAGTITTLFLQQCLAEVRLAAPLIIQQGLMSPTALAALLEQAEHELQDPDLWGWGIIISAYGRRQAEELGQPGGIKRPRAAR; this is encoded by the coding sequence ATGAGCCAGTCATTGACGAACAAAGGCCAGTCAAGCGGCCTTCAAGAGCAGCAGACTCGGCAGGCCAGCATGCGACGCAGGAGGGCATCCGCTCCCGCTCTCACAGGTCCTGCCGAGCTTCCTCCAGAAGTGCGCGAAGAAAGCATTCGCCATCGCTATCTTCTGCAAATGCAAGGCGGGCGTCTCTTCCCAGAAAATATTGATATCGAAGGTGTAGAGCGTGTCCTTGATGTGGGTTGTGGCAGTGGTGAGTGGGTTTTTGCCCTGGCGCGGCGCTATCCGCAGCTCTTCATCTGTGGGATCGATCTTGATCGGCGTCTGCTGCAGCGAGCGCAGGCCCGGCGCAATCGGGCTGGCCTGGGCCAGCTTGAATTTCGCCAGGCGGACTTCACCCGTCCTTTTCCTCTGGCCGAAAGCTCCTTTGACCTCCTGCACATGCGTGCCTGCGCGCGCTTTATCGCCGCCGACGCCTGGCCGGCGCTGCTCGCCGAATGCCGGCGCGTCCTGCGTCCCCGCGGTTGGCTCACCCTGGTCGAGATCGAACTCTGCGAAAGTAGCAGCAGCGCCTTCCTTGAACTGCGTCAGCTCTTCAATCGCTGCTGGTATCGGCTTGGCCATGCCCTGGACGAAAGCGGGCTCAGCTTTGGCGTTGCCAGCCGTCTCTACGGCATGCTCCTCGCGGCGGGCCTGCAAGAGGTTGCCTACGAAGTTCACATTGCCGACCTGGGGCGGCAGCCAGGCCCCATGCAAGACGGAGAGGCCGGAAGCGCCGGGCCAGCGGGAACAATCACCACTCTTTTTCTACAACAATGCCTGGCCGAAGTCCGTCTGGCGGCTCCGCTGATCATTCAGCAAGGACTGATGAGCCCGACGGCCCTGGCCGCCCTGCTTGAGCAAGCCGAGCATGAGCTGCAGGACCCTGATCTCTGGGGCTGGGGGATCATCATCTCAGCGTATGGCAGGCGTCAGGCGGAGGAACTTGGGCAGCCAGGAGGAATCAAGCGCCCGAGGGCAGCGCGCTAA